Sequence from the Cololabis saira isolate AMF1-May2022 chromosome 9, fColSai1.1, whole genome shotgun sequence genome:
ttgtttgaaaaaaaaaaacaggcttcTCTCTGGGCTATAATCCTAGCTGTCTTCTACTTGATTCTGCCAGTTCAGTGGAATGTTAATCTCTGTATTTGTACATAGATAGTGCATGCAGATGAAATATGTATGTTTGCAAAGAACTTTGCATGTAAAAATTTTGCAGAGTTTACACGGACCAATAAAgtctaacaacaacaaaaaaatgactGTGTGTGTAATTGCCTTTTAGAAATAGAAAACTCAAATTATAATAGGTTATGATGATCAGAGAAGAGGATATCAAAGGAAGGAGATAGAGcacaagtttttcttttaaagttcctttttaagatatttgtgtgtatatattttgaGTACAGTATGTTTATTTATGCAGATCTGAGCAGCTTGGTCCAGGACCATATATAGTACATATATAGTACTATATATAGTACATATATTTAGTACATTTTGTACTTAAGTCTACACCAAAGAGGTAAACCTCTTGtatgatatttgatagtcactaCTCACTTTAAAAATACAGTTTTACACGTTTTCTTCGTTCCACCAACATTAATCTTCTCATAATCCTTTAGATTTATTTGGTCCCTGTAttataaaaaagagaaagaaaacaaaactatgGGAAGTAGATCAACTGCTTCCACATAACAATCAAAGCAACATGCTGCTGGCACGATTCAGTGCACTTATTTAATAATCTAATTATTTCTTATAGCTTATGATCATGCAGTCAAAAGAACCAAACTAGTGagctacttttattttattgctttaCCATTTTctgtaatatttatttatactatAGGTGCATTTCTCAAACAGAATTTACTTACAGTTAAATTATTGGTAGCCGCCAAAGGATCTGAAGAGGCTTGAATGCTTGGAAAAGTTATTTTAACATAAGATGTTTTCTAAAACGGCAAGCTACTGTGCACATGCCACAAATAGCCATAGTAGTAAAaacttttgtattttattttgctttccaCTGTTGGATCCAAAGAAACTAAAGTACAGTCATTCTACTACTCCTAGTTTTAGGACTCCAGGGTATGTAGATAATAAAGGACTGAGTGTCAAATTTCCTCACATCAACAgaccaataaaaacagttttctgctccagGTGTTCTTTAAAGGCAGTGAGTGCGTCAGAGACAGCGCGCATTTAAGCCGTCCGGTGTAAAACTGCACAGGTCTCCAAAATAACGTGGAAGAAGCGTAATTCCGATGCTCTTAAACAGAACTTATTGTACACGTACgcagtgaaatgaaaagaagacACCTACTTCAACCCGCCTTTGCCTTTTTCGCGTTTATCTTATCAAATGTATCAAATTCAGAGTATGTAACCGGAGCGGATTTCTCCTGCATCAAGTCGAACGGCGCTGACGGTCAGAGGCGCATCACTTTCTTGCATGAAGACGTCGCCGGTGTGCGCTCCTTGTACATCACCACGTGGTCCGAAAATGCGCATCTAGTAACATGCGAAATAGAGTCCAACCGGCGCATCACGAAAGGATATCGTAATCTCTGCAAAACCTGGAATCAAGAAGTCACCACGAGGATTAATATCAGTATGGTGGTGTCTCCAGATGCTCCATGCACGCTTTCCAGGGCTCCAGATTTTTCCAGGCGCACAAGAACAGTCTGGGGAGAGAAGAGAGTGCGGAGAAAGCGCTCCTCCTGGATATTACCAGGCACACTGTGGTGCGGCAGTGGGAGCAAAGCGGCTGGATACGAACAATTAGGTGAGGATGTTGAATACAGAATTTGTAGATGGAGTTctcttaaacctgaattatggttccgttttaaaccataaatcagcctttagtgtgttgGGGTCTCTATGCAAGGGTCTGTTTGAGGGCACATCTGAGTTTATAAACTGCAAATATGGAAAAGTCCGGAATTTTGACTTATAAAGTCCTCAAAtttggaaaaatacaataaaattaaggaaaaaaaagccaCCAGATCAGAAATTGTATCGTCGTGGATTTGCACGTTTGTAAGCAAAAATCAAGTAATTTGCAAAGAAGTGAAGtgcttaaatgtttttatttgggtgcattttattttattagcccCAAATAGTGTTTTTGAGCCTGACCTTGTACCTTGGGGACCCATAGTAGACTGTATATTGCTAGAGGCACAGGCATTTTGCTCCTGATGTGGCTTGTTAGTGGGTGTGCTGGATCGGTGGGAGACAGTTAATAGATAAAACTGTCACTTAAGCTGTAGCCGTCAGCTATGAGAGCTCTGAAAGAATGCAAAGCTATAAGTAGTGGACTTTTTCTTGGAcaaataaatagatagatagatagatagatagatagatagatagatagatagatagatagatagatagatagatagatagatagatagatagatagatagatagatagatagatagatagatagatagatagatagatagagttGTTTCAAAAATACGTGCTTCCAACAAACCAAAGCATGTAATAACTTCACTTGGAATCAGCAGTTCTACAGTGTTCTAACAATAAGGCTGTTGGGATCATTTCGAAACAACTGTCTTTCATACCATCTACTTGATCTGAACTTGGGTTTGCTTCTAATAACCCCTGATCAAAATCTTGCATATGCACACAGGCATGTTCGAGGGAGCGGACAAATGTTGCCGTGAGCATGACCACTGCCTGCACATCATCCCAGCTTTCAAGATGAAATATGGTGTCTTCAATCGTAACTTCTTCACCGTCTCACACTGTGAGTGTGATCAAAGGTGAGCCACACCCCCTGGTTCTGTAATACCAGAGGTTGGATTCCAATTATTCATTGCCTCCAGAGAAACTCCTGCAAGTTGTAAATTCACAAAGTTCTGTTTGGTATGGATGGTCAAGTAAGGTCGGATTTAACTGAAGTTTAAAATTGTATGTTACCTTAATACCATCTCACATTGACATAATTAATATACATAATTAACATAACTCATTTTGACTATATGCCATTCATGTTAAACTGGTTCATGGAGAATAACCTTGGGCCATGTGATTAAATCCAAGGCACTTTGCTACAGTCTTTCAGTTGGCCACAAGAGTGAACACGTTCCCTGCTTCTGTGTTCTTTGGCATTCCTGTGCTCTTAAACAATGTTTTATCCACCGAAATATATGAATTATTACTTTGATGACTTGACAGTTCATCCTGTTACAAGTGCACATGCATGTGCTCTGTTCACTCACTATaattttattctcattttaaCTCAACCCTATAGCTCAAACGTTACACGTAGTTGTAACATGGCTTACAAAAAGGTTTAGAAAGAAGACATAATTCAAAAACTTTGAATCCTTTGAACATTTCCCTCTCTGCTTCTCAACAGGTTTCGACTCTGCCTTCTGGGCATGAACGATAGCATTTCTAGTATGGTGGGCTACAGCTTCTTCAACATCCTGCAGGTTCCCTGCTTCGAGCTCAAGCAGCTAAAACGGTGCACAGAGATGTACTGGTGGGGAATGTAAGTGACAGAGACAGCATTGTTGCGTGAAGCTTTGACTGAATACTGTTCAATGCAACAGTTGCTCTTTTGCCTGTGAAAAGTGCAGGTTTGGTTACAAGCAATGCCAGCAACAAATGTTCTTCTGTTTGTATTAATAAGCCAGACACTTGACCAAAACATTTATCATACCCCTCAGGTTCTTGACAAATCTTGTATGAAACAAGACTTTATTAATGATAAATAATTTATGTTATCAGTGAAATATGGTTATAACCAAAAATTAGGATTTTAGTGTAAGCAATGGATTTTTGCGTTCTATTAAAACATGCAATAAACCCATAACAGTTGTTGAgaaatttatcaaaccagttcagaagtccgcttttgtggttttatgaggttttattgagccggcggtgagcacgtctacacagaccaggggtctggttgaaatgctgacctcgagtgatgTTATAACCagatttttatacaagaagtttaacaacaaaatgcaggaatacacgaatcaggcgagagacaaaaagtaatttacagtcggatgtgaatcgggccaaatgtcattatcagacatttggcatgactgtcacagacctccaaatcaccccatagggtgctctcttgattcaagtctgtttgaaccaacttccgaggtgtcgggatctgcacggggggtaggaagctgaagCTACCCCAaaaggtgttgagtccagttcaaagccctgtaggGGGTAGGGGCTGGAGCTTCCCATGACAATGTGGCTCGAAACAGTGCATGAAaccgttattaaaatatatttttaattccTATTTGATTTCTTTGCTACTGAATTAAAGTTAATTGAAATAGACAAATTGTTTAATTTTCAGGAAATAGTCTGACTAATCAAATGGAAGCAATTTTAAACATATTAAAGTCAAAGGTTTCTGCTTATATATGTTTTGATTAACCGTTTTGCTGCAGTGTGGCCTGTGATAACTGTTGTAGTTAATATTTTGGAGTGTTTCATATTAGTTTATGCAAAGTTTATATATACAGGCCTcctttgtctgtttttaaatcccTTGTCAAAACTAATcttttctccttggcttttaacacTTAGCAAGACAGTtgactttattttatacttttattcttcattttattctttatcttttattttatcctATTTTATTGATTGATGGTATGACTGTTACctttattttatgtcttttaacttattttatttattttatttaacattttatgtcTTGAGCCGTTTTGTCTTGTTATTTATTCTGTACAGCACTTAggtcagctgtggttgttttaaacgtgcttaacaaataaaattggatTGGAATTGGATatatattacttatatatttTGCATGGAATCTGCATGTATTGTTGCTGACCTGAgctgctgcctgtcttggccaggataCGCatgcaaaagagatttttaaatgtcacaaTTTTTCTTTGGGTAACACGAGCATCACCTCTGGTCTTTGAGCTTTTTATAGACTTCTAttgatattaataataatagaaattaaaaaaaggtttaaaaatctGAAGCATGCTTATTCTAAATTTAATACGATATGGTTTGAAGACcatctttgtattctattttattatttttttttcaatttaaaaaaagaaaaattcaacGTATTATATTCTGAACCTAACTCAATTGGAGAAATTTAATGGCATATAATTTTACATTCtttcaaaatgttcataaatgcATGCAATATGCTTAAGGTACAATAAAACTGGCTGAAGAGAATCATCACACTGTCTTACTCTCGTACTTTATTTCTCAGTTGAAAATATAGTACAAGTTACACGTTCCATTAATTTCACAAATTTCTAGTAAGTGTGATCTGGTTTAGTATCAAACAAATCCAGTGTTTGAAAAAGTTTTTCCAAACCATCAATTGCTTGATTTTAACTTGTATGTTTACTCCTAACAGGTGCAAAGTTGCCAGAGAGGCACCTTATGCAGTCTTCAAAAGCCCCTTACCTTACAACAGCTCTGACGTTACAAACAAATACGAACACGCTCATAACAACAATCTGACGAGCAGTGAAGGACAGCTTTTAACCCAAAACCCTGTGACCAGCCCGCAGAGGAAGTCACCCAAAGCTGAACATAGATGTGGCCTCAGGCAGCCATCCAGAGGAGACACCTTCCACCGCAGAAGGGAAAAGGGGAAAGGATGTAACCGGCATCGTAAACCAGGTGGAGTAGCCCCCTCACAAGTGCCTGTAACATCGAAAGCACACACAACAACTCTGTATGTGAATATGGGTCTttctaaaaataaaacactaatCAGAAAGGGCTTGCCAGGCTTTGCAAAAAGAAGCCGCATCCACCAACCATCCACCAACCACTTTGCCACCAACTCCAACCCAGCAACATCATCTACAACACTTTCAAGTATTGCATCTTTAACACAGAGCCTGAAACGTCGACCAGGATCAACAGCACCAGTTGTACGAGTGACCAAAACCTCCAAAGGtcacaaaaaaatcacaaagaAGAGTCGCTGTTGTGAACCCAGCATGCCTGTGAGGAGAGACACTGTTCAGGGAC
This genomic interval carries:
- the LOC133451254 gene encoding group 3 secretory phospholipase A2-like, which encodes MFEGADKCCREHDHCLHIIPAFKMKYGVFNRNFFTVSHCECDQRFRLCLLGMNDSISSMVGYSFFNILQVPCFELKQLKRCTEMYWWGMCKVAREAPYAVFKSPLPYNSSDVTNKYEHAHNNNLTSSEGQLLTQNPVTSPQRKSPKAEHRCGLRQPSRGDTFHRRREKGKGCNRHRKPGGVAPSQVPVTSKAHTTTLYVNMGLSKNKTLIRKGLPGFAKRSRIHQPSTNHFATNSNPATSSTTLSSIASLTQSLKRRPGSTAPVVRVTKTSKGHKKITKKSRCCEPSMPVRRDTVQGHCKSCLKQEGAFKMTTVTPAKTTTSGLQREQMKQESAHLKKTTETPAWDASATRWNATTFATPITTKLKSTASFHRNSKPQKRIHLYPPWNIKSQETLGGTIAQNIHAVESLKENNVFHNMTDDQFQCQSLKHLDDCKFKIPPQEKKYNLENKESKTVYHCDCISRLAARINSFKQSSIVPSLLKDFVSQQCFKLPKEKKFHCNKRCSRGFAKASDLHRVLKKTKRKDISGMRVSASERKRGIPVRLYKRCLKLTKGADKMALLND